ggattacaaacctaacacgaccttaataggtttggaacaaaccagctaaaactaatcggaagtaagttggaacataactcACTTCGTGTTAAGCCGAGATCGAGgttggaatatcttgcaaaacaatagtttcgacctcataacttcgGAGAACTAactgaggatgagaaaaagtaactaaaaagtaagatataactaaactgtttgcattacacaccatacaagtactttcgggtgcatggttaaagtaatatccgaccttgataaataacgagatcggaagcggataattcgagcaaactgtgcatgaatgtattgaacctcgagcttaaatccaaactatgtttgtgtgattaaacaagcatatatggctctttaatataaaatgtgcaaaaatatttcaaaccgagaaatgtaaagcatatatattaaaaggaagtaaaaaaaaaaaaataattgtacTAGCCCTGTGGGCATTAATTAAAACTTTTCTAACACATACACaaaataatatatacataaattacataaaaacatactgTTCCACTGATTTCACAGCGTAGCGGCGGCAGTGGTAGTGGAGTAGCGGACCTTGGACACAAAAATAGAATATGTtagaaatttaaacaaaaattaaaaaaattaaacaataaaatttaaattttaaaacacaTACCGTGGGGAGTGTAGGGTGTCGTGGGTGTGGAGGGCTCAGGTGAAGGGGTTTCATGGATGTGGAGGGGATTGGGTTCAAGAGGGTGGACGGATGATTGTGGCTGGGGTGGAGAACAGGGGCTTGGGGGCGGAGAAGACAGAGAGAAATaggaaaatggaaaactaatgaaAGGGGTGTTGGGGTCTTTTATATAAAAGATTATTAGAGGCGGGGGTCTGTAACTAATAATGGGTTCCTGCTGGTATTAAAAAAACTGTCAGAATTATCCCCCACAATTATTAAAAAACGGTTAGAATTACACATTATTAGCGGCAGGAAGTCCACCGCTAATAATGTGTTGGACCCGCTGCTATAATGTATTAGAGGCGGACAGTCTGCCGTTAATAATTTGTGAGTCCATCGCTAATACCAATTCAAATGGAATACCAGGAAAATTCTTGCACTTTTCCTCTTCTTTATTTTTACCCTCCGCTGCTAATAGTTTTTTATCTGTCGCTAAtgcttttttaaaataaaaatgaataaaaaaaactttattagcaGCAGACCAAGTAGTCCGCTGCTAATAGCCATCTTATTAAAAGCGGATTCAGGTCCATTTCTAATGCATCCGCCCCTAGCATTGGCATTTCTTGTAGTGAGCTATCTCTAAACAAATCTATATAAAAGCGcagcatgaaaaaaaaaaaaaactcaaaaatgtATAATTATGTAGCTATGTAGCTTGGCTTGGCCGGCTTATATATAGACGTATATAGATATTCATAAAATGACATCAAAAGGCACTTtgctttaatttatatatattataaacacTCGATGTTTGAGCTaggtataaatataaatatataatacttATAGCATATATACCTCAAAAGTACAACTATATATAGATTCCATGCAGTTTGTTACTATCCACAATCCATTGTCGGGctatataaaacttaattaaatttggtaaaaatataaatataaatataaaaagaagaaaaaaactatAGCATTGTTTTAGTGGGGCGGTAATTAGCAACGAATATAAGGATTATTGCTTACACAAACCCACTTCATCATCCCACTAACAAAAAGTTGAGATAAATAATAACGTAATAAagtatatgcatatatatatatatatatatacacttatGATACTGAGCTAAGTGACACGCTCCGAACCCACCGAGGTTAGGGAGTGCGGCACTTCACCAGTCCGTCGGCAAAGTCAGCCTAAAAGAGTAGGTATGGAAAACCACTCCGAAAGAGTGTAAGCAACTTAATGAAAGGAACAAGGCAACAAGGTACAAAGAATTCGTACTTTGTATTGATAAGAATGTGTTTACAAGTATAGAGAAAATGTAATGGCAACCCCTAAACAAGTGTGGGCATTGCCATATATATAGGCAACTAGAGAACACCCTAGGCCGACAAGTGGCAAGCTCCCCACCATCCATTTCCCTTAAAATATCTATCTAAAGCATGTGGACAAGCCCATTACTAAATGGCCGGCCCATTTAAGGGAGTAAACCCACCATGCTAAGTTACTTAAGAAGGAGGAGTACATCCATGCTAAGTAATCCCCAAACCGCCCAAGCCCCATGGGCCCTTCGTGGGCCGCGTCACTGGTCGTGACATTACTCGGCCCACTCGTCCGTACGAGTCCGTGCGCAGGATGCGCGCCCACTGGTCGAGGGTCACTGGTCGGGACTTGACATTAGCCTTGGTACGTACGTAGACCACATGAATATAatcataataaagttttatttcaTATTAATTAACATACTATTTTAATAGCTGTTTTAGtttagacatatatatatatatatatatataccaaatgTAACTCTAGTGGAATTGcatgtacatatatatttataataccaATGAATAGTCTAATGTTTATtaagtttaaaaaaatatctCTGTCTTGCATGCACTTGAAGGAAAGTAAATTAATGTGTGAAACAatcttttggaaaaaaaaaaaaaacaaatagacTAGATGTACTTATATTCTAAATTAAGCAAGCAAAGATTTTATTTGTTTTGGAAATGCAAAAAAGTTGAGGGTCAAGtttcttaattaaaatatgtACCATATTTGATTAATTAAGCACTGTTACGAGGTATTATTATACCACGTGCTCTTTATAACATTTCCCTGATTATTAATAATTGGGTGTTTtgcaaattaattttttttatataattaatttgtattatagttttttttatatatgttttctcAGAGTACATATGCTCGATACTTAATTCAAAATTTTTGACACATTGTATAGAATCaaattcataaaatatatatatatatatcaaaagaaacttattttacaaaatgacattagaaaataatatatttttaccGATCACTTTTATTATAATTATCAACAATCAGGTTCTCTTCGTTGGTTATTATTATTTTGTCTATATAATTCGAGAGagattaaaacaaaaacaaaaaaaaaaagaagaatatcatataaaaatttaaaaggagaGTATTTTCAACAACCAAAAAGATAATGGATTATTCATCTTTAAGTTTTCAAAATTTATTATTTCCATATTTTACAATCACTCACTCAATGGTGACAGAGCATTCTGAAGGAAGGTCCTGAGGAAACCGTTTAGTGTCTGCACAATAATTATAAACCATGTACTTATTCTGGACCCATTTGAGTCTCTTTCGGCTACTGAAATCAAGTTCTTGAGACAGCCATTCATGTTGATTCTCAGAGCTAGAATTACTGCACGAAGAAACTCCATTGGACCAAACACAGGCATCGGCTTTAAACTCCCTCAACGTGGCAACAAATGGGGCCTCGGTCCAATTGGTCTTCACAAGCCCACCCCTCGTGGCCCAATCTTCGGCGTTCCAAAGGCTCGAGTACATTCTCATTGCTTGGCTCTTTGGGTACGCCACGCCTAAACCTGCTTCCATGTTTTTGAACTCCCTTATAGGTTTCCCATCAATGGAAAATCTACAAAAACACAAACCAATTATTGCTAAAAATTAGAGTGGAATGGATTTTGGTGGTGGTGAGTTAATATTTATAGTATTATTAGTACTTACACAACATGAGCTTGGTTCCAAAGAATGGAATATGTGTGGAATTTAGCAGTGGGGTCAAACCATAGATAGAATTGCATCTCTCTATCACCTTTTCCTTGACTGTACACATTAGTATGTACAATATATGGCTCACCACTTAGGTTCCCCAAGAACTCAAAGTCCAACTCATCCCATGTTGACCCTTCTGAccgtaactatatatatataatatatatcatgGGTTAAATTTGAATGTATATAGCAAATAAAATTCATGAGTTAGATTGTACTGCATGAGATTATTACGTACGTAATAAGCAGTGACGATGCCTGCAGAGTTGCCAGGGACAAGCTTGAGTTTCATATCGAACTTCCCATAAAGGAACTCATTCTTGGATTGAAGGCCTGAGCCAGAAACTTGGTCAAGTGATAGAGTCACAACTTTGCCTCGGTTTAGTATCTTTGCACGCCCATCTCCCCAAGTAATGTCTACATCTTCGGAAAAGTTGTTACTAGCAGCTGCATTAGTTCTACTACTCAATAATAATAAGGAGCtaacaagaaaaataataatcaaaacaaagATGTTTGAACAGTGGtagtaatttgagaattttgagtattgagaagaagaagaagaagttgacaAGGCAGCCATTGACCAATATTTGATATGCAATATGGTTGTTTTTGGGTTGTGGCAGTACTTATAGTGAAAGTGATAAGTAGTGCTAGAGTTTTGGGGAATCTTCTGAGGGTGGGCGCATGGTTGGTGGTGGGGAGCACAGCTGTGGAGCACTAGCAGAAAGTGAATTAAAATTGGGGTTTTgttcatatatatttatacttaATCATTTCACGCCCATAACCTGTATAAGAGATATTCAAATCCGGTTAAAAGTCcgttataaactaaaaataattgatggatgtagattatatattatatggttAATATAATATTacgtttaagtttaattaaattttatttaagttattaaatatatggttttattatttttaaataattattattgtaattaaaatattttattttaatttatttaattatttatttatttaagtttatgtcatgtttacaatctatcattaaatataaaaatattatattaaatataaaaatattttgtaaaaagataataaaaaaaaactgttaaaactaaaaaattttgttatttacacacttttttatataaaaaaatatatgttatttgtaATTTTCTGAATTATATAATAAAAGAATCATATAATAATGTTGTGATGAATTAATTAGCTATTTTTGGCgcaattattataattttattagCCAATCAAAATTTACATATTTTAATCGAATAATTTGGTCAAAAAacatcacaattttttttttcgaaTTAAGTTACATTCAAGCATGTAAAAAACACTTGCaaattgtatttaaaaaatagaaGCTTCTAGTAATAATGATTTTTGTTCAAAATTATAACTTGGCTGACTCTAGTACCAATCttgaatttgatttaataatacGAGCTCAATTAAAATCTAAATcatgaatttttgtaaaaaataagCTCATACCACTACAAAAATGTTGGTTTCTACCGACGACAATTGTCGTTGGTAGAACCTGAAATGTACCGGTAGAAGTTTTACTGATAACACGTTGTTAGTACAATATTGTCAATAGAGTTTTGTCGGTAAAAATCTTGTTTCTACCGATGACATTTTATGTGCTAGCATTTTAATTATTTCGCAGATTTCTACCTACAATACCAACAACATGTTGTCGGTAGAATTACTTAAGTCTAAAAAAAATGTGAATAATTGATGCTTTTCTGAAAAATTATTGTTGACAGTAgaagtttcatttttttttagtgGGTCAAAAACAAGttatttttaacaaaaaataTAGAATCCTATTTATTATTGATAAATAATAAGTAAATTAGGTAGCGTTGACCATTCAATTAAGTTTGAACCTCCAAAAACAAACACATGAAACAAAAAATTTACTAGAAGTATTTATGGAAACAATTCTATATTAATTCTCGAAATTCACATCAGACCACACTACATTCTAAGGTTTCTTCAAACTCCGTTATACAAAGTAAATTGGGCTTTTGGGCCTTGAGCTCAAAGAAGAGAACTATATGCCTTGGTCCAATGACTTGGCTTATATAATTAGAGAGTCTCTATGAGTTTTCAACAACATATTAGTACATTATGTTCATCTTATTAATAGATTAATGATAAATATACTTTTAATTTACACCCTAGGTATGTAATCTCAATCATGAATATATTatagtttaatttttaaataaattgaatttcaaaatgaattttatataatttcataatttttaaataattaagtgaCATGGCATATGATTTGGGAAATTTTTAATGCTGTGTAGGGTAGTCATAGCAAATTTTAAATGATGCAACCCAATCAAACCTCGACATGCGGCAGTCTATGTAGCATATAAGAGTGAGGTACCTACAGTTGTCAAAAAATAGTGACGAAATGTATTTATGCtgtaaaaaaaatacttaagtaTTAAActgttaattttaaaaaacttaagTATGTTCACTGTCAATTACTCTATATTaaatatagaaaaaatatataaaacaagaTGCGACTTTTCACTATACGAGTAGGGCACAACTCTGGATTAGGTACATAAATCAATTATaactccaatttttttttataatggtatTCATTATAGTCATAGTAAGCCTCCTACAAATTTTTGGAAAATTATAGATAATTTAAAGTATCAAAATCAGAGTTCAAATGGTTTGTTGCACGTGTGTCTATTTTTTTATACGCTTGTAAAATTGACTTTTTGAAACCTaatttcggcactgtaaattaaccaaaattttatgaaaatttacaATAAGACGTCTATGACTACAATGAATACTGTCATAAAAAACTAAGGTCATAATTGATTTACGTGCCTAAAATAGTATTATATCCTACCAATAAGGTAAAAAAGTGTATCTTACTCTACACTCttccattaaaaatatatatatatatatttatctcttttatataaaaagtgtgtaaataacgaaattattggttttaacggtttattttgttaactttaatggaatattctaaatatttaacgaaatatacatttaaaactaacttaaaaatatatatttatcaattatatattaatataaattcaaatattataaaatatcactattataataacatttaatataagactacatctataataattatattaatataaattcaaatcttataaaatatcattattataataatatataatacaacactagatatttaataaccatattaatataaatttaaatgttataaaatattgttatgataataatatattattgacgccgtttttcgttaacttaaatcgtagagcaattaaacaacgtaaCTATAGAGTGAATGAATAAAAAAGAAAAgcaagagggtttttacgtggttcagcagttaaatctaccttgttcacgagtctatgttattaaggcttaaagatttctggaaattctttagagatgaattacccagaaatTATTCTCCAGCCAAACGAAATCCATcccttacaagtggtcattcctcctctatttataggggaggttacagagttcatactcattaatccatttaagtcatcttcaactgtgtagtcccatacctacacagtcttataataatcacacttgaccttccccaggcggtgtgggattgcacagcttacctggtctttccccttacggatcacaggattctaactgtcacaatcacccccttacgggcccgacgtccctgtcggccacacttccagctgggtcaaggctctgataccatttgtaacactccacgtcactatggctgcttcctgaaatgacgactggccctacaaaccaacatgagtctttccaacgtgctttgtcctcactcgcacgcttcctaggaaaacttcccagtaAGTCACCCTtcttgagattactctaggtcaagcacgcttaactttggagttctcaagtgatgggctaccgaaaagaagatgcatcttgttgatataggtagtacccatcaatccatttaagccatcttcaactgtgtagtcccatacctacacagtcttagaatcatcacatttgaccttcccccaggtgtgggattgcacagctttacccgatctttccctttacggatcacgagattctgactgtcacaatcaccccctttACGGGACCAACGtcctcgtcggccacacttccggttgagtcaaggctctgataccaagttgtaacgctctactaccttagagccgttactaagtgagtttaaaacgtgcatttaacttgctaatcgaggtttaaggaTAAATGTGTAACCAAAATAtaaacagagacataaactttgaaaataattccatttactgaaaatcgtaaaatgtttatgatttgggatcccaaagtacagtctagaaatatttacaactcaaaatgtaatCACAgttgactaaatgacaaaatccagtttatacattcatctcccaaaaatgcccctgaccgtggcagtcaggctgaccaaacatgtacacgccgcctcacgctcgccatactcatgattggttgattttctccttgcccttacctgcaccacagagcacccgtgagctgaagcccagcaagaaaactcacaaacagacaacatatgcatataaaaAACTTATCAGTTAAACAGGCCTTCaactggctaaacacatacagtCATGCCGTCTCATgcgctttaccatgccctggattcgcggtccataccgtgaggatatcctaggtatcctttaggatatatcctagcaactcgcactccgcgtgctaaacgctgcttctggccctggccccttgccgcactcggccttgcactccatgtgcctATCTTCGTTCCCGACCcattgccgttcttggccttcgtcgttctcggccttcgccgttctcagccttcgccgttctcagccttcgccgttctcgaccttcgccggTCACGGCTCATGTCGTTCAACCAAGACattcacatatgataaagctAATCAACAAGCTAAGCATACATAACCTCAATCAAAGGGTCAAACCCCACAACACAATCATATAAGGCCAAGCCCCACAACTCATGCTCTACGggaaacagtagttttcttacctgtgtcccgagcttcttgtgcACCgaaatcacgagcacggtcctctaacccgagcctctctgaaaacctcaatcaagaattctaCCTTAAGCTTCCTTCAATTCCAGTTTCAAATTAATCCCCTTTGATCCCAAGCTCTATATCAACCTTGGCCTTAGCTTGATTCTACAGCCTTAAACTCCTCCCTAGCCTCAAAGAAACCTAGCTCTCTTCCTCTTCCACTTTTCTTCTAGCCCTTAGTTTTCCATTCACTTTCATCAAGAACTGAATTGTCTAAGTATAAAACGTGAATGACTTCTCTTCCCAGCTGAAGTtatctaaatccctgccaaaagACTTGTTTACCCTTTCATCTAACTCTCTTCctagctaaacctcaagggcatcttAGACATTTCTCAtcccttacaaatataccattttctcACCTAGAATAGCTATCCTTAATGGTTACAAATGGTTACTCATGCTACCAacataccattaaccattaatcaAAGTCCACAAACCCaatttataaaattcccaaaatatccctaggctcctcccgagccgggtatttaatcccgttgtgacttttaaactaattagctccctaggaccgtctcagaacgtgcatcacagttatatcaccattatatcataAATTTCCCATATATATTACATGTATGCCCTCagcggctaaaattaccaatttacccctaacaatcaaacgggacccacatgcatatttattccacctaaacatgcattataatcacataatcatttaaattcacatattgtCATGTTAAATCATtaattgccctccaggcatgctaatcatggccttaaaccttattagcaaattggggatgTTACAGTTAGTTACCATAAATCACTAAACAAATTTTTTATGAGTAATGATTATAATGatgttgaaaataaataaataaaatgtattaaatcaataattttaatttttttagattaattaggtAATAAATATTAGTTGGAAAGATAATAGTCACattaattattctcattaattttaaaattaatttttttcctcAAGGAATGGAtaaaagaaatgaagaaaaaatgaagaataaatattaaataagatttttttattatttaattaataaatatgtgagcATCATATCATCATGTGATATTtctaaaagtttaaaaaaattaaaatttatttttaaaaatttcaattaataattataaatatgatatatttgaatttttcggCAAAACCTCGGTCAACCGATATCGCTTAATGCATGCATGTCAATATTTATCCGACAGATTTAGAAATTAATTTAGACCAACGAATTATTAAATGCAGTCAATTGTCCTATCTACAACGATAAAGAGTAGTTATTGATATTGAGAATTAGTACGATTAATTTCTCTAGAAGCCTTTGACAATTTATTTACGTTTAAATTTCAGCTGAACTTGCATCGTGGTATACCACTATAAATTCTAGTCATTATTATAATATCACAACCAACTTAATTATACCAAACcctcctctctttttttttttttttttttatagcatAGCTAGGTTTTGTAGTTTTGGAGTTAAAACTTAAATCTAGGAAGGATAATTTGTGCGGATCAATTATTAACTCAAACTTTCATCTAATTTAAATCAATCAACACCATTCAATCTAGTATAATCTTTTAGAGTGAACATCTATATCTCGGCGGGTTTAGTTAAATTTATATTTagagtttatatatttttagactatgtgttttgcctcattatctgtttggattttgtattttgacaaattattttttggaccctgtattttgtaaaCTAGTTCAATTAGgtccctaaacctgattttgatgggCAAAATATTGAGTATAACAACATAGTTCTTAAGCAGAATgattgtatttttgttctgacttgttagt
The Humulus lupulus chromosome 6, drHumLupu1.1, whole genome shotgun sequence DNA segment above includes these coding regions:
- the LOC133783124 gene encoding xyloglucan endotransglucosylase/hydrolase protein 22-like, coding for MAALSTSSSSSQYSKFSNYYHCSNIFVLIIIFLVSSLLLLSSRTNAAASNNFSEDVDITWGDGRAKILNRGKVVTLSLDQVSGSGLQSKNEFLYGKFDMKLKLVPGNSAGIVTAYYLRSEGSTWDELDFEFLGNLSGEPYIVHTNVYSQGKGDREMQFYLWFDPTAKFHTYSILWNQAHVVFSIDGKPIREFKNMEAGLGVAYPKSQAMRMYSSLWNAEDWATRGGLVKTNWTEAPFVATLREFKADACVWSNGVSSCSNSSSENQHEWLSQELDFSSRKRLKWVQNKYMVYNYCADTKRFPQDLPSECSVTIE